In Aricia agestis chromosome 13, ilAriAges1.1, whole genome shotgun sequence, the genomic window aaattttgttaCGGGCCACACGATGTACACATTCTATTTCGCTTTTCCGTTTGTCTGTCCATCCTTACTGTAATCTATTATGAAAGCTTAACAACTTGTTAATAGTAGGTAcctgaataatatattttgttacggaTATCAGGCAGCGAAAatacaggttgttcgggtgaactaccgttatccttaaaaccatgggtatgacgacggtttttttgagttcccagcattgttcttatagaaaaaattgttcaTTTAGACGGGCTCATTaattgatggttttaaggataacggtgttcacccgaattaatttttagggttccgtacccaaagggtaaaaacgggatcctgtTATTGAGACTTGCTGTCTGTTCGTATGTCCGTACTCCGTCTGTCTTttcgcctgtctgtctgtctccaggctgtatctcacgAACCGCTATTGctatacttctgaaattttcacagatagtgTAGGTAtgtctattgccgctataacaaaaatactaaaaaataaaataaaataaatatttaataattattccaTAGAACAAAGGtcattttttggcctttttgctcgtaatcaataatggcaattgctaggcacttgaaattttcacagcatccttaattatatttgtactttaataattaataataatattaaaataaaataaatatttaagggtgctcccatacaaaaaacacaatttttgtctactttcgctctataacggtacggaacccttactgcgcgagtctgactcgcactaggccgatttttttattatactatactcaatatttttatcatttatatttatatcgGCGGGATTAGAATCGGCGATCCCATTCCAcactcaaccactgagccacaagGTCATTCTTATTTCCAGTGCTGCGTCGGGCCTTCAGCATGTTCGACTCGAGCAAACAGGGCAAGATTGAGAAGGAGAAGATCAGGACGATCCTCAACACGGTGGTCCACAACTATGACGACAATGCACTAGATCAGATACTGGAGGATGAAGATGTTGATGGTACGTACttgtcatatattttttttataaaataagggggcaaacgagcaaaccggtcacctgatggaaagcaactaccgtcgcctatggacactcgcaatattagaaaagctgcgggtgcgttgccggcctcttaagagggaatacgctctcctcttgaaggtttgcaggtcgtatcgatCCGGAAATACTGTTGGAGAAAGTTACGCGAATATCGCACGGtggaagaaaaataaaataaagtatctttttattcaaaatgggtctTATGATAGTCCTTTTTGTTAGTCGTAGAAAGAACGAAGAAATTACGATGCCTACCACCGCTTCTacaaccggtggtaggcatcgtagTTTCTTCGTATCCAGCGAGAAGAAGACTTATTCTGTTGCGCTTTTTATTGGCTAACGCTAGGAGACCAATCAGCAACATTGttgaataaagataaaaaaggaTTAGTCAGAGTTTCCCAAATTCTTGAGATAATGAAACCTTGTGGAGCTTCCTCTCTATGAAAGCCCAACCGGGTATTTTGAGTATTTtgggaaattttaaattttaattttatatttgcgGAGAAAATACTaggatatttattttataaagactAAATTCAGGAAGAATAAGTAATAATGTACTGTATTactttaaagaatatttaatagaaatacCGAATTATTTATTAGTAGATTTGTTTTCAACTAAAATGAAATGAATgaaaactgatattataaaagAGATACTCAATACTCATCAATAGTACATTTTTCCACAGATTAAAGCcactatattttatgtatgctTTTCACAAAACATAACCTTCGTGATGGACAGTCATTGGACAGAGTATTTTTAGTGGATACTCGAAAAATGTTTTTGGCCTGTGATCTTGAAAACGTCGTAAATTGATGGAATGACAACAAAGACGGTGTCGACTTGATGGCTCATAAAATAGCACCAGGTGatctatatctcacgaattttAGTAGGAAATTGGTTAGGCAGTTTGCTATTTATGTCATATGTGTTAAGCTGATATAGGCTGCAAAATATTAAGATCGCCAAACTGAAAAGCACTATCCGATTTTAGGGCATTCCATGGGTGATGGGACGAAAAGTTAGCTGGGTAGGTCCTTGATCTATTTGATCTTTATTTTCCTTTTTCActtgaaatgttttatttcaagtaACGTATAACAAAAGACATGTTATTgttaaacatttattattcgtatcGTCAaacgtattaaaaatactaaaaataattagaataaaaaaaaatgttaagtaattaaaaatgtgtaaGGTTTTAACCagtgtttattgtttattaatgaCGACtacctacaataattattcgACTTAcattgtttaatgttttgtatGCAATGACATCCTGCCTTTTTTGttattcgaacccacgaccttcgtAACCATCTGAGCTACTGGCACTTTTAATGGCAAAGTTAATCCTATTATAATAAGACCATTTGAAATCCACCGGGATTCGATATTCAAATTAGTTTCAAACGGGTTCCATACTGCATACTGAGAACCTTTTAGGCAAcgtaaattttactttttaatgctGAATTTCAGCGGAGATTTCATAATATCGTAAaccaaaatagttttaaaaatacatgTGGCACTCGGAAACTGCCACGGTAAGTCTATTGCataacatataaatatttacttttacattgttattgaaatatattatcgacgacctctgtggctcagttggtgggctgttggtagctcaagccgggggtcgcgggttcgaatcccgccatggaacaaaaagttttcaaagttcctgggtcatggatgtgtattaaatatgtgtatagtataaaagtattaaatatatttccgttgtctggtactcgtaacacaagaccttcaggtacttaccacgggaaaaataacgttaaaaagaacaaatactaagtaatattttatctgATAGTTAATATATTAAGCTATATTTACATCATCTCGTTAATATAAAGCCAAAAATAACCTCTGTAATAATTTACGTAATATCCTATTATATCTCATGAAGGCCCAAACAATAATTCACAAATCGCATTACGTCGGCAGGCTCCGGAAAATTGAACTTCGACTCGTTCGTGCGCGTCGCGACGCACTTCCTCGACGAGGACGACGAGGCGCTGCAGAAGGAGCTCAAGGAGGCCTTCAGACTGTACGACAAAGAGGgcaagtccatactaatattaaagaaAGTGTCTATCACAGATAGGAGAGAGATAAATATCTGTTATCTCTCTCTTCGAGTAGTTTGTGGTGACGCACTTCCTC contains:
- the LOC121732904 gene encoding troponin C-like; the protein is MTTQLDEEQITMLRRAFSMFDSSKQGKIEKEKIRTILNTVVHNYDDNALDQILEDEDVDGSGKLNFDSFVRVATHFLDEDDEALQKELKEAFRLYDKEGNGYIPTSSLREILAALDDQLTPDQLNEMIAEIDTDASGTVDFDEFMEMMTGD